One genomic region from uncultured Subdoligranulum sp. encodes:
- the leuB gene encoding 3-isopropylmalate dehydrogenase gives MNKNIALIYGDCSSPEIVTQAVRVLDKIAAKHGHTFTYTRAYMGGEAIDKFGDPLPASELEKCKASDSVLLGAIGGPKWEGMPGDKRPEKGLLRLRAGMGLYANNRPAKIWPQLAAASPLKAEIVAKGIDFIVVRELIGGVYFGEHKTYEENGEKVAVDTMPYAEHEIERIGRIGFETAMKRRKKLTCVDKANVLDTSRLWRAVMHRLAAEYPEVEYSEMFVDNCAMQICKNPAQFDVIVTENMFGDILSDEASEITGSIGMVPSSSLGEGSCGLYEPIHGSAPDIAGQDVVNPIACILSAAMMLRYSFDMPAEADEIEAAVNAVLDKGLRTADMMAPGCTQVGCTAMGDAILAEL, from the coding sequence ATGAACAAGAATATTGCACTGATTTACGGCGACTGCTCCAGCCCCGAGATCGTCACCCAGGCGGTGCGGGTGCTGGACAAGATCGCCGCTAAGCACGGCCATACCTTTACCTATACCCGTGCCTATATGGGCGGCGAAGCCATCGACAAGTTCGGCGACCCGCTGCCGGCGTCGGAGCTGGAAAAATGCAAGGCGTCGGACAGCGTCCTGCTGGGGGCCATCGGCGGTCCCAAGTGGGAGGGCATGCCTGGTGACAAGCGCCCCGAAAAAGGTCTGCTGCGGCTGCGTGCCGGCATGGGGCTGTATGCCAACAACCGCCCGGCCAAGATCTGGCCCCAGCTGGCGGCGGCCAGCCCGCTGAAGGCGGAAATCGTGGCCAAGGGCATCGACTTCATCGTGGTGCGGGAACTCATCGGCGGTGTCTACTTCGGCGAACACAAAACCTATGAGGAAAACGGCGAGAAGGTGGCCGTGGACACCATGCCCTATGCGGAACATGAGATCGAACGCATCGGCCGCATCGGCTTTGAGACGGCCATGAAGCGCCGCAAGAAGCTGACCTGCGTGGACAAGGCCAACGTGCTGGATACCAGCCGCCTGTGGCGCGCCGTCATGCACCGGCTGGCAGCGGAGTACCCCGAGGTGGAGTACAGCGAGATGTTCGTGGACAACTGCGCCATGCAGATCTGCAAGAATCCGGCCCAGTTCGATGTGATCGTGACCGAGAATATGTTCGGCGACATTCTCTCCGACGAAGCCAGCGAGATCACCGGCAGCATCGGCATGGTGCCGTCCTCCTCCCTGGGGGAGGGCAGCTGCGGGCTGTATGAGCCCATCCACGGCTCGGCGCCCGATATCGCCGGCCAGGATGTGGTCAACCCCATTGCCTGCATTCTGTCGGCAGCCATGATGCTGCGCTACAGCTTCGATATGCCCGCCGAGGCCGATGAAATTGAGGCGGCCGTCAATGCGGTGCTGGACAAAGGACTGCGCACCGCCGACATGATGGCTCCGGGCTGCACCCAGGTGGGATGCACCGCCATGGGCGACGCCATTCTGGCGGAACTGTAA
- a CDS encoding PadR family transcriptional regulator: protein MFDRAQLRKGTLEGCILKIIAREPTYGYAIASTLRESGFADLTEGTLYPLLLRLERKGLILAEYRAGHGGPSRKYYILTDDGRQYLAEFMAAWRETSASIDAILQD from the coding sequence ATGTTTGACCGGGCACAGCTGCGCAAGGGCACACTGGAGGGCTGCATCCTGAAGATCATCGCCCGCGAGCCCACCTACGGCTATGCCATCGCCTCCACCCTGCGGGAGAGTGGATTCGCCGACCTGACCGAGGGCACCCTCTATCCCCTGCTGCTGCGCCTGGAACGCAAGGGGCTGATCCTGGCCGAATACCGGGCCGGGCATGGCGGTCCCAGCCGAAAATACTACATCCTGACCGACGATGGCCGCCAGTATCTGGCAGAATTCATGGCGGCCTGGCGAGAAACGTCTGCCAGCATCGATGCCATTCTGCAAGACTGA
- a CDS encoding HAAS signaling domain-containing protein, with product MRKYAYLARLEELLAALPAEERQDALNYYEEYFDAAGSEQEEKTAEALGDPTEVARKILEGRALPFRRHRPRKKHLPTRRSRKQSPVRKPPRR from the coding sequence ATGAGGAAGTATGCCTATCTGGCCCGGCTGGAAGAGCTGCTGGCCGCCCTGCCTGCCGAGGAACGGCAGGATGCCCTGAACTACTATGAAGAATATTTCGATGCGGCCGGCAGTGAGCAGGAGGAAAAGACGGCGGAAGCGCTGGGCGACCCGACAGAGGTGGCCCGCAAGATTCTGGAGGGGAGGGCATTGCCCTTCAGGAGACACCGGCCGAGGAAAAAACACCTGCCGACACGCCGCAGCCGGAAGCAAAGCCCTGTCCGGAAACCGCCACGCCGGTAG
- a CDS encoding PadR family transcriptional regulator yields MAINTGAALLDAIVLAVVAREEQGTYGYKITQEVRQVLDLSESTLYPVLRRLQKDGCLTVRDEAYNGRNRRYYEVTEAGRDRLEAFQEEWEAYTSQINKLFKGEPL; encoded by the coding sequence ATGGCCATCAATACCGGCGCTGCGCTGTTGGATGCCATTGTGCTGGCGGTGGTGGCGCGGGAGGAGCAGGGAACCTACGGGTATAAAATCACCCAGGAAGTCCGGCAGGTGCTGGATCTGTCGGAATCCACCCTGTATCCTGTGCTGCGCCGTCTGCAGAAGGATGGATGCCTGACCGTGCGGGATGAAGCGTACAACGGCCGCAACCGCCGTTATTACGAGGTCACGGAGGCCGGGCGCGACCGGCTGGAGGCCTTCCAGGAGGAATGGGAGGCTTATACCAGCCAGATCAACAAATTGTTTAAGGGGGAGCCGTTATGA
- the leuD gene encoding 3-isopropylmalate dehydratase small subunit has translation MNAKGPVFKYGDNIDTDVIIPARYLNTQSAAELASHCMEDIDKTFVTRVKPGDIMVGGENFGCGSSREHAPLAIKTAGISCVIAKSFARIFYRNAINIGLPILECPAASEAISEGDTVSIDFDTGVITDETTGQTFQAAPFPPFIQNIIAKGGLMNSLK, from the coding sequence ATGAACGCCAAAGGACCTGTTTTCAAATACGGTGACAACATCGACACCGACGTGATCATTCCGGCGCGGTATCTGAACACCCAGAGCGCGGCGGAACTGGCCAGCCACTGTATGGAGGATATCGACAAAACCTTCGTCACCCGGGTCAAGCCCGGCGACATCATGGTGGGCGGCGAAAACTTCGGCTGCGGTTCCTCCCGGGAGCACGCGCCGCTGGCCATCAAGACGGCGGGCATCAGCTGTGTCATTGCCAAGAGTTTTGCCCGCATCTTCTACCGCAACGCCATCAACATCGGCCTGCCGATCCTGGAGTGCCCGGCGGCCAGCGAGGCTATCTCGGAGGGGGACACCGTCAGCATCGACTTTGACACCGGCGTCATCACCGACGAGACCACCGGCCAGACCTTCCAGGCGGCGCCTTTCCCGCCCTTTATCCAGAACATTATTGCCAAGGGCGGCCTGATGAACAGCCTGAAATAA
- a CDS encoding 2-isopropylmalate synthase, with protein sequence MMDATKYAVGYYPPPVEPGHVFQWTQKDHIEKAPIWCSVDLRDGNQSLIVPMSLEEKLEFYDMLVKIGFKEIEVGFPAASETEYEFLRKLIEEDRVPSDVTLQVLTQCRDHIIRKTFEAVKGAPRAIIHFYNSTSVAQREQVFKKSKEEIKQIAVDGAKLVKQLSEEYEGNFLFEYSPESFTGTEPEYAVEVCNAVLDVMQPTPDRPMIINLPVTVEMSMPHIYANQIEWCSNHLKYRDSVILSTHPHNDRGCGVADAELAVLAGAQRVECCLFGNGERTGNVDAITLAMNMYSHGVDPHLDFSDMPAICEVYERVTRMHVYERSPYAGSLVFAAFSGSHQDAIAKGMTWRKEKGEHRWTCPYIPVDPHDIGRTYDADVIRINSQSGKGGIGFLLQQNYGYNPPPKMREDLGYRVKEVSDHEHRELSVKEVLYVFERAYLNHTSPFNVTEAHFVQNPDHTITANITISDNGKTATCTATGNGRLDAVATAIEQQTGMHFTLVHYSEHALDSDTDSRACSYVGLKWASGEETWGCGTHTDIIVAGIRALVSAINNK encoded by the coding sequence ATGATGGACGCAACCAAGTACGCAGTAGGGTATTATCCGCCGCCGGTAGAACCGGGGCATGTATTCCAGTGGACGCAGAAGGACCACATCGAGAAGGCGCCGATCTGGTGCAGCGTGGACCTGCGCGACGGCAACCAGAGCCTCATCGTTCCCATGAGCCTGGAGGAGAAGCTGGAATTCTACGATATGCTGGTGAAGATCGGCTTCAAGGAGATCGAGGTCGGTTTCCCGGCCGCCAGCGAGACCGAGTACGAGTTCCTGCGCAAGCTCATCGAGGAGGACCGGGTACCCTCCGATGTGACGCTGCAGGTGCTGACCCAGTGCCGCGACCACATCATCCGCAAGACCTTTGAGGCGGTCAAGGGTGCGCCCCGGGCCATCATCCACTTCTACAATTCCACCAGCGTGGCCCAGCGGGAACAGGTGTTCAAGAAGTCCAAGGAGGAGATCAAGCAGATCGCCGTGGACGGCGCCAAGCTGGTCAAGCAGCTCAGCGAGGAGTACGAGGGGAACTTCCTGTTCGAGTACAGCCCCGAGAGCTTTACCGGCACCGAGCCGGAGTACGCGGTGGAGGTCTGCAACGCCGTGCTGGATGTCATGCAGCCCACCCCCGATCGGCCCATGATCATCAATCTGCCGGTCACCGTGGAGATGAGCATGCCGCACATCTACGCCAACCAGATCGAGTGGTGCTCCAACCATCTCAAGTACCGGGACAGCGTCATTCTCTCCACCCATCCCCACAATGACCGCGGCTGCGGCGTGGCGGATGCCGAGCTGGCGGTGCTGGCCGGCGCCCAGCGCGTGGAGTGCTGCCTCTTCGGCAACGGCGAGCGCACCGGCAACGTGGATGCCATCACGCTGGCCATGAATATGTACAGCCACGGCGTGGACCCGCATCTGGATTTCAGCGATATGCCCGCCATCTGCGAGGTGTATGAGCGGGTCACCCGCATGCATGTCTACGAGCGTTCTCCCTATGCCGGCAGCCTGGTCTTTGCGGCGTTCAGCGGCAGCCATCAGGATGCCATCGCCAAGGGCATGACCTGGCGCAAGGAGAAGGGCGAGCATCGCTGGACCTGCCCCTATATCCCGGTGGACCCCCACGACATCGGCCGCACCTACGACGCCGATGTCATCCGCATCAATTCCCAGAGCGGCAAGGGCGGCATCGGCTTCCTGCTGCAGCAGAACTACGGCTACAACCCGCCGCCCAAGATGCGGGAGGATCTGGGCTACCGCGTCAAGGAAGTCAGCGACCACGAGCATCGCGAGCTGAGTGTCAAGGAAGTGCTGTATGTCTTCGAGCGCGCCTACCTTAACCACACCAGCCCCTTCAATGTGACCGAGGCCCATTTCGTGCAGAATCCCGATCACACCATCACGGCCAACATCACCATTTCGGACAACGGCAAAACGGCCACCTGCACCGCCACCGGCAACGGCCGTCTGGACGCCGTGGCCACGGCCATCGAGCAGCAGACCGGCATGCACTTCACGCTGGTGCACTACAGCGAACATGCGCTGGATTCCGATACCGATTCCCGTGCCTGCTCCTACGTGGGCCTGAAGTGGGCCTCCGGCGAGGAGACCTGGGGCTGCGGCACCCACACCGACATCATCGTGGCCGGTATCCGCGCCCTTGTCAGTGCCATCAACAACAAGTAA
- the leuC gene encoding 3-isopropylmalate dehydratase large subunit, with translation MGMTMTQKILAAHCGETTVKAGQLINAKLDIVLGNDITTPVAINEFEKAGFDSVFDKTRVNIVLDHFVPNKDIKSATQSKQCREFANKYDILNFYDVGEMGIEHALLPEKGIVTAGDCIIGADSHTCTYGAVGAFSTGVGSTDMAAGMAKGVAWFKVPAAIKVVLTGSLHRPVSGKDVILHLIGEIGVSGALYKSLEFTGDGVRSLTMEDRLCICNMAIEAGAKNGIFPVDEICEAYLKGRSQRPWVKYEADPDAEYERTVTIDLDALEPTVSYPHLPENTHLAKEGKDIRIDQIVIGSCTNGRIEDMQAAYEILKGKHIAKGVRGIIIPATMAVYKECILRGYTEAFIDAGCIVSTPTCGPCLGGYMGILAAGERCVSTTNRNFVGRMGHVDSEVYLASPATAAASALTGYITDPREV, from the coding sequence ATGGGAATGACCATGACCCAGAAGATCCTGGCCGCCCATTGCGGGGAAACCACCGTCAAGGCAGGCCAGCTCATCAACGCCAAACTGGATATTGTGCTGGGCAATGACATCACCACGCCGGTGGCCATCAATGAGTTTGAAAAGGCCGGGTTTGACTCGGTTTTCGATAAGACCCGCGTAAACATTGTGCTGGATCATTTTGTCCCCAACAAGGATATCAAGAGCGCCACCCAGTCCAAGCAGTGCCGGGAGTTTGCCAACAAATACGACATCCTCAACTTCTACGACGTGGGCGAGATGGGCATCGAGCACGCCCTCCTGCCCGAGAAGGGCATCGTCACGGCGGGCGACTGCATCATCGGCGCCGACAGCCACACCTGCACCTACGGCGCGGTGGGCGCTTTCTCCACCGGCGTGGGCTCCACCGATATGGCCGCCGGCATGGCCAAGGGCGTGGCCTGGTTCAAGGTGCCCGCCGCCATCAAGGTGGTGCTCACCGGCAGCCTGCACCGCCCGGTCAGCGGCAAGGATGTCATCCTGCACCTGATCGGCGAGATCGGCGTCTCGGGCGCTTTGTACAAGAGCCTCGAGTTCACCGGCGACGGCGTCAGGAGCCTGACCATGGAGGATCGCCTCTGCATCTGCAATATGGCCATCGAGGCCGGTGCCAAGAATGGTATCTTCCCGGTGGATGAGATCTGCGAGGCCTACCTCAAGGGCCGCAGCCAGCGCCCCTGGGTGAAGTACGAGGCTGATCCCGACGCGGAGTACGAGCGCACCGTGACCATCGACCTGGATGCGCTGGAGCCCACCGTCAGCTACCCCCACCTGCCCGAGAATACCCACCTGGCCAAGGAGGGTAAGGACATCAGGATCGACCAGATCGTCATCGGTTCCTGCACCAACGGCCGCATCGAGGACATGCAGGCGGCCTACGAGATCCTCAAGGGCAAGCACATCGCCAAGGGCGTGCGGGGCATCATCATTCCGGCCACCATGGCGGTTTATAAGGAATGTATCCTCCGCGGCTATACCGAAGCCTTCATTGACGCGGGCTGCATCGTCTCCACGCCCACCTGCGGCCCCTGCCTGGGCGGCTACATGGGCATTCTGGCGGCCGGAGAGCGCTGCGTCTCCACCACCAACCGCAACTTTGTGGGCCGCATGGGCCATGTGGATTCCGAAGTCTACCTGGCCAGCCCGGCCACGGCGGCGGCCAGCGCGCTGACCGGCTACATCACCGATCCCAGGGAGGTTTGA
- a CDS encoding acyl-ACP thioesterase domain-containing protein, with amino-acid sequence MSEPIATYTQQYTVYRHDGDHHGNVKPGALLRYGQQIATMHAEAVGLNDALYAATHTAYVLAKQALHIDRTPRVDEVLTAITQPERCKRAVNKRITTFYDAAGNQVAVLDSRWVLIDTEKRLILRKHPEQFNDQWAPDVPFELPMKMVKADPADCEQMGECVATYSRCDMNGHMNNTRYADILCDALPWEVWDQGVVQDLKIYYHREIPRGESFTLLRAQTAEKQYYFCGQREDKSAFEASITFA; translated from the coding sequence ATGTCGGAACCGATCGCCACCTATACACAACAATATACGGTCTATCGCCACGACGGGGACCATCACGGCAATGTGAAACCCGGCGCGCTGCTGCGCTACGGCCAGCAGATTGCCACCATGCATGCCGAAGCGGTGGGCCTCAATGATGCGCTGTATGCCGCCACCCATACTGCCTATGTGCTGGCCAAGCAGGCGCTGCATATCGACCGCACCCCCCGTGTGGATGAAGTACTGACAGCGATTACCCAGCCGGAGCGCTGCAAACGGGCCGTCAACAAGCGGATCACCACCTTTTACGATGCAGCTGGCAACCAGGTGGCGGTGCTGGACAGCCGCTGGGTGCTGATTGACACCGAAAAACGGCTGATTCTGCGCAAACATCCCGAACAGTTCAATGACCAGTGGGCGCCCGACGTGCCCTTTGAACTGCCCATGAAGATGGTGAAGGCAGACCCTGCCGATTGTGAGCAGATGGGGGAGTGTGTGGCCACCTATTCCCGCTGTGATATGAACGGCCACATGAACAATACCCGCTATGCCGATATTCTGTGCGACGCGCTGCCCTGGGAAGTGTGGGACCAGGGCGTGGTGCAGGATCTGAAGATCTACTACCACCGGGAAATTCCCCGTGGTGAATCCTTCACGCTTCTGCGGGCCCAGACGGCGGAAAAGCAGTACTACTTCTGCGGCCAGCGGGAGGACAAGTCTGCCTTTGAGGCAAGCATCACTTTTGCATAA
- a CDS encoding HAAS signaling domain-containing protein: MKRYAYLNRLEELLADLPREDRRRALQHYEEAFRMAEPGREEEVAAQLGSPETVAEHIRKERTAQREEARGRLLLAVLALVLVVALAVGIGALSDQNGSSGSQAPDTASAQTEMLPGGRGGGDS, translated from the coding sequence ATGAAACGGTACGCATATCTGAACCGCCTGGAGGAACTGCTGGCCGATCTGCCGCGGGAGGATCGCCGGCGCGCTCTGCAGCATTACGAAGAAGCCTTCAGGATGGCGGAGCCCGGCCGGGAGGAGGAAGTGGCCGCACAGCTGGGTTCCCCCGAAACGGTGGCGGAGCATATCCGGAAGGAGCGCACGGCACAACGGGAAGAGGCCCGCGGCCGCCTGTTGCTGGCTGTGCTGGCGCTGGTCCTGGTGGTAGCGCTGGCCGTGGGCATCGGGGCGCTGTCCGACCAAAATGGAAGCTCCGGTTCACAGGCACCGGATACCGCTTCGGCGCAGACCGAAATGCTGCCCGGCGGCCGGGGCGGGGGCGACAGCTGA